One region of Bosea sp. 29B genomic DNA includes:
- a CDS encoding VirB4 family type IV secretion/conjugal transfer ATPase — translation MADAARLMAREIEPDVHLPYVRHVTETVISLSTRALMTTIRLDGIAFETADIGDLNDLHAKLNLTLRNLADDRLALWTHLIRRSDSSYPEGEFSSAFARDLDQGYRGTIKGTKLFRNELYLTIVAHPGRDRAEAAVGFVSRLGQARRGGGEVDAAALKRLNEAARDLTAALGRYDARQLCLVEQDGILFSEPMRLLHLLASSEDLPTALPQGRIGSAVYTNRVIFGREAIEVRAAGGSLFAGMFGLKEYPASTKPGMLNGLLSAPFEFVLSQSFAFLSKADAKTVLTRKQNQLVSTQDVAASQIDDLNDALDDLESNRFVMGDHHLSMLVRAENPKALLETMAQARRVLAEAGAVVAREDLGLEAAYWAQMPGLFKHRARSGAITSRNLAALSPFHSYPAGKSEGNHWGPSVAMLKTASGSPYHFSFHAGDLGNTFICGPSGSGKTVLQNFLLAQAEKFGCQRVMFDKDRGAEIFVRASGGTYLTLKNGVPTGCAPLKALELTPTNLSFLGELVRKLVTVEGKPLSVVDEERIDSGLEAMRALPQEERSLSALRAFLGQQDREGIGARLDRWCQGGPLGWVLDAEEDAIALDANFIGFDMTDVLDHSVVRTPLMMVLFHRVEQLIDGRRIIIDIDEFWKALGDDAFRALANDKLKTIRKQNGVMVFGTQSPRDALASPIAHTIVEQCPTQIFMPNPRGTRSDYVDGFHLTETEFRLIKEELSVESRRFLIKQNGQSVVTELDLGGMDEALAVLSGRTETVELLDHLRAEVGDDPAAFLPRFHAERRIER, via the coding sequence ATGGCTGACGCGGCCCGCCTGATGGCTCGCGAGATCGAGCCCGACGTTCATCTGCCCTATGTCCGGCACGTCACCGAGACCGTGATTAGTCTTTCGACGCGGGCGCTGATGACGACGATCCGTCTCGACGGCATTGCCTTCGAGACCGCTGACATCGGCGATCTCAATGATCTGCACGCAAAACTCAATCTGACCCTGCGCAATCTCGCCGATGATCGCCTGGCGCTCTGGACGCATCTGATCCGGCGCAGCGACAGCTCATATCCGGAGGGTGAGTTCTCGTCCGCCTTCGCCCGCGATCTCGACCAAGGGTATCGAGGGACGATTAAGGGCACGAAGCTGTTCCGAAACGAGCTCTATCTCACCATTGTCGCTCATCCCGGCCGGGATCGTGCGGAAGCTGCGGTTGGGTTCGTCTCCCGGCTGGGCCAGGCGCGCCGCGGGGGAGGGGAGGTCGATGCCGCCGCCCTGAAGCGGCTGAACGAGGCGGCTCGCGACCTCACGGCCGCGCTCGGCCGCTACGATGCAAGACAACTTTGCCTCGTCGAGCAAGACGGCATTCTGTTCTCTGAGCCGATGCGGCTCCTGCACCTGCTGGCATCCAGCGAGGATTTGCCGACAGCCCTGCCACAAGGCCGCATCGGATCGGCGGTCTACACCAACCGCGTCATCTTCGGCCGCGAGGCGATCGAGGTTCGCGCGGCGGGCGGTTCGCTGTTCGCCGGCATGTTCGGCCTGAAGGAATATCCGGCCTCGACCAAGCCCGGCATGCTGAACGGCCTGCTGTCAGCACCGTTCGAGTTCGTGCTCTCGCAGAGCTTTGCCTTCCTGTCGAAGGCCGACGCCAAGACCGTGCTGACTCGCAAGCAAAACCAGCTCGTCTCGACCCAGGATGTCGCCGCCTCCCAGATCGACGATCTCAACGACGCCCTGGATGATCTGGAATCCAATCGCTTCGTCATGGGCGATCACCATCTCTCGATGCTGGTGCGCGCCGAGAACCCGAAAGCGCTTCTGGAGACAATGGCCCAAGCTCGCCGCGTACTGGCCGAGGCTGGCGCTGTCGTCGCGCGCGAAGATCTCGGGCTGGAGGCCGCCTACTGGGCGCAGATGCCGGGCCTGTTCAAGCACCGAGCTCGCTCGGGCGCGATCACCTCGCGCAATCTCGCGGCCCTGTCGCCGTTTCACAGCTATCCGGCCGGCAAGTCCGAGGGCAATCACTGGGGACCGTCCGTCGCGATGCTGAAGACGGCATCGGGCTCGCCCTATCACTTTTCGTTCCACGCAGGCGATCTCGGCAATACCTTCATTTGCGGCCCGTCGGGATCCGGCAAAACCGTGCTGCAGAACTTCCTGCTCGCACAGGCGGAGAAGTTCGGTTGCCAACGCGTCATGTTCGACAAGGACCGCGGCGCCGAAATCTTCGTGCGCGCTTCGGGAGGCACCTATCTCACGCTGAAGAACGGCGTGCCCACCGGCTGCGCGCCGCTGAAGGCGCTTGAGCTGACGCCGACCAATCTTTCGTTCTTGGGCGAGCTTGTCCGAAAACTCGTCACCGTCGAGGGCAAGCCACTCTCCGTCGTCGATGAGGAGCGGATCGATTCCGGCCTCGAGGCAATGCGGGCCTTGCCCCAAGAGGAACGCTCGCTGTCGGCGCTGCGCGCTTTTCTCGGCCAGCAGGATCGCGAGGGCATCGGCGCCCGGCTTGATCGCTGGTGCCAGGGTGGGCCGCTCGGCTGGGTCCTCGATGCCGAGGAAGACGCGATCGCGCTCGATGCCAATTTCATCGGCTTCGACATGACGGATGTGCTCGATCACTCGGTCGTGCGCACACCGCTGATGATGGTGCTGTTCCACCGCGTTGAGCAACTCATCGACGGCCGCCGCATCATCATCGACATCGACGAATTCTGGAAGGCGCTGGGCGATGACGCCTTCCGAGCCCTCGCCAACGACAAGCTCAAAACCATCCGCAAGCAGAACGGCGTCATGGTGTTTGGGACGCAGTCGCCGCGCGATGCGCTCGCGTCCCCGATCGCCCACACCATCGTCGAGCAGTGCCCGACGCAAATCTTCATGCCGAACCCGCGCGGCACACGCTCCGACTATGTCGATGGTTTCCACCTGACCGAGACCGAGTTTCGGTTGATCAAGGAGGAGCTCTCAGTCGAGAGCCGGCGCTTCTTGATCAAGCAGAACGGCCAGTCCGTCGTCACGGAACTCGACCTTGGCGGGATGGATGAGGCGCTCGCCGTGCTGTCGGGCCGCACCGAAACCGTCGAACTGCTCGACCACCTCCGTGCGGAGGTTGGCGACGATCCCGCAGCATTCCTGCCCCGCTTCCATGCCGAGAGAAGGATCGAACGATGA